From a region of the Candidatus Desulfatibia profunda genome:
- a CDS encoding radical SAM protein yields the protein MPIVKEIQAKSVLNKSKIFDYCLNPYTGCQINCRYCYARLFMKRYSGHKEAWGDFVDVKINAPEVLQKQLGKAKKGMVWISSVCDPYQPLEATYELTRRCLKELLRKQFPVNIQTKSELVLRDLDLIKEFEEIEVGFTITTDDEKVAKLFEPKASPVKDRLTALAKIHSCGIKTFAFVGPLLPGNPEKLIENLAEKADTIFIDKMNYLNSIKGFYHRFGLHRGTTDKFFKEYKERLVSELTKRKMKFHVLF from the coding sequence ATGCCGATTGTTAAAGAAATCCAGGCCAAAAGCGTTCTTAACAAATCAAAGATCTTCGACTACTGCCTGAACCCTTACACCGGTTGCCAGATCAATTGCAGGTATTGCTATGCGCGCTTGTTTATGAAACGGTATTCCGGACACAAGGAGGCCTGGGGCGATTTTGTGGACGTTAAAATAAATGCCCCTGAAGTTTTGCAAAAGCAGTTGGGTAAAGCCAAAAAAGGAATGGTTTGGATTTCCTCGGTTTGTGATCCTTATCAACCCCTGGAAGCAACTTATGAATTGACAAGGCGCTGTTTAAAAGAACTGCTAAGAAAACAGTTTCCGGTCAATATCCAGACGAAGTCCGAACTCGTTTTGCGGGATCTGGATTTAATTAAAGAATTCGAGGAAATAGAGGTAGGATTTACCATCACCACGGACGATGAAAAGGTGGCAAAATTATTTGAGCCCAAGGCCAGCCCGGTAAAAGACAGATTGACAGCTTTGGCGAAAATTCACTCCTGCGGAATCAAAACATTTGCTTTCGTCGGACCGCTGCTGCCCGGAAACCCGGAAAAGCTGATCGAAAACCTCGCAGAAAAGGCTGATACGATTTTTATTGATAAGATGAACTATTTAAATTCAATCAAGGGATTTTATCATAGGTTCGGGCTCCACAGGGGAACCACGGATAAATTCTTCAAGGAATATAAAGAAAGGCTTGTTTCCGAATTAACCAAAAGAAAAATGAAATTCCACGTCCTGTTTTGA